CGGGCGGGTCGCGGGCCGACGTCACGAGGTTGGTGAGCGCGTCGGGGTCGACGGTCGCGTACAGCGGCGACATGGAGATGGCGTCGCGCTTCGTGGCGGTCGCTACGGCCTCGACGATCGCGACCACCGGCGTGCTGGAGTTCGCGTCGAACCGGGTGTGGAACGTCTCCGTGGCGGGGTCGTATCTCACACCACCGTCGGCGCTGGAACCCGAAGGGGCGGCGTCGGAGTGGGTCGTACTGTCGGTCATTGATCACGCTACGGCGGGCGCGGTGGTAAGGGTGGACGCTGACTGGTCAGCGTGCGTCCGCGCCGGACTTCTCGAAGAGGTGCTTGAAGACGGTCCGCTGGGCCTTGCGGAGGTGCTGGTTGAACGTCTGGCGGGTGACGCCGAACCGGTCCGCGAGTTCGTCGCCGGTGCTGGTCCGGGGCGTCTCGAAGTAGCCGCCGAAGTACGCCGAGTCGAGGGCGGCGATCTGGTGGTCGGTGAGCGCGTCGGAGACGACGTCGTACAGCAGGTGCGGCGAGTAGACGAGTTCCTCGGAGACCAGTTCGACCTCGGGGTGAAACTCCCGGATGCCGTCGGCGGCCAGCCGGGGCTCTACGTCACCCGGGAGGTCGCCGAGGAACCGCACCTCCTCCGGCGTGATGATGATGGCGCGGGCGCGCCCGCCCAGCGAGGGGAAGACACGCGAGACCGTCGTCGACTCCGCGTGGGCCTCGATGCGGTTGTGGCCCTCGACCGAACGCAGCAACCGCGCGTCGAGGTAGTGGGGCACCTCCTCGACGGCGGTGACGAAGTCGCTCGCGGGGAGGTCCGACGTCCCCATGTACTGGACGGTGCTCCCGTCCGGCATCGAGACGACGGAGTCGACTTCGATCCGCGTCTCGCCGTCGGTGACCCGCAGCGACGGGGGCACCGCCGACCGGTCCGTGCGGAACTCGAGGCGGCGGACGTGGTCGCTGGTCAGTCGCTCCTCGCGGCGCTTCAGCCCCGTCACGTCCTCGAACGAGACGACGACGTACTCCACGTCGCCGTCGTCCAGCACGGGCGCCGAGTTGCTCGACAGCCACCGCTCGGTCCCGTCGGGCAGTTCGATCCAGTGTTCGAAGCCGTAGACGGGGTCGCCCGTGTCGAAGACCTGCGTGACGGGGTTCTCCGCGACCGGCACGGGCGTCCCGTCGTCGTAGTAGATGTTCCAGTCGGGCTGGTCGTACGTCCGGCCGGTGATCTCCTCCTCGGTGAGGTCGAGCGTCTCCGCGGCGCGCTCGTTGGCGTAGACGAACGCGCCCGTCGAGTCGACCACGACCGTACTGACGGGGTTCACGTCGAACACGCGCCGGGCGAGGTCCTCGGGCGGCGTCTGCCGGCCCCCTTCCGCCCGGCACTCGGCCGAATCGTCGCCGCGGAGTTCGCCCATCGAGGAATCGGTCATCGACTCACCGTCCGGCGGAGCCGTCGGCGGGTCGCTCCGGGACGGGCGAGCGACGGCACGGAGAATCCGCTCGCGTCCATGGCACCGGTACGGTGCCGGCGAATAAAGCTGTTACACCGGCATCAAACCGACACCGTCCCCGGAGGACGAGTGTCACCGGTCCCGGGCCCCGCCGCGGGAGCCGGATCGAACGGCCCGGGTTCGCGCGCCCACGACGGCCCCGCCGGGTACGACGAGACGCCTACGTCTCCGGGAAGATGCTCTCGGGCAGGTACGCGGCGACGGTCCAGTTCGGGACGTTGACCGCCTGACTGATCTTCAGGTCGACGGCCGCCGAGCACAGGACGTACGCCTCGCTCCGCGAGAGGCCGCGGTCCTCGTGGAGGTGGTCGATCATGTGCCGGATCGCCGCCCGGGTGGCCTCCAGCGGGTCGGCGGCGATTCCCGTCGTCCCGTAGGTCGGTTCGTCCCGCCCGGTCGGGGTGAACGGCCCCGTCGTCTCGAACCGGGGCTGTTCGATCGACTTCCCCGACTGCAGGTCGAACCGGCACGTGACCGTCATCGGGGCCTCGACCCCCGAGACGCAGACCTCGCCGTCCCCCTGGGCGGCGTGGCAGTCGCCGACGCTGAACAGGGCGTCCTCGACCGCGACGGGCAGGTACAGCGTCGACCCCGCCCTCAGGTGTTTGACGTCGAGGTTGCCGCCCACCGACCGCGGCGGGTTCGTGTCGTGGGCGCCGTCCGCCGCGGGCGCGACGCCGATGGTGCCGGGGAACGGGGCCAGCGCCACCTCGATCCCGTTCGCGAAGCGGCCCACGTCGCCGTCGAGGTCCCAGACGTACAGTTCGGGCTCCGGGAACGCCTCGGGCAGGAGGCCCAGTCCCAGTTCCCCGGGGAGGACCAGCGTGTAGCCCCAGCCCTCGTGTTCGAGATCGAGCAGGTCGACGCGGAGGACGTCGCCGGGGCGGGCGCCGTCGACCGCGACCGGCCCGGTCAGCGGGTGGACCGGGTCGACGTCGAGGGCGGCCACGTCCGCGGCCGTCGAGTCCGGGTCGAGTTGGCCGTCCGTGGCGTCCCGACACTCGAACTGGACGACGTCGCCCGGTTCGACCGTCAGCACCGGTTCGAGACCGTTGTCCCACGCGCTGTGGACGGCGTCGTCGGTTGCGTTCACCCGGTGGTCGACCGCGTAGTCCTCGTTCGACATTCGGGGGAGCAGACGCCGCCGCGGGGGATAAAACACCCGCCGGTGGCGCCGGTGGGGATCAGCCGGCGGCCGCCCGGACGGCCGGAGCGGTCGGCGGTGCCGTCGCTCTTCGACCGGGGCGTTCGGACGAAGTCGAAACGAAAACCGAGAGACACCGCCGACGTGACCACCCGCACGTCGGCCGTGGAGAGACCGGCAGAGGGGGAGGCCACCCTCGGGACATCTCACGCCCAGGAACGAAGATATCCCCTCTGCCGAGTCGAACGTGGGCCGGAACGAACGTAGTCGTGGCGGTCAATAATTCAGGCGGTTAAAGCGGCGGCCGGCCGAGGGCCGCGCCGGCACCGTCAGAGAAAGCGGTCGTCGGCCCGCTTCGTCCGGACCGACTCCTCGGACGCCGCGATCCAGCCCGCCTCGGCGTCGTCCGGCACGTCGAAGCCGGGGACGAACGGCTTGACGTCCAGCAGCGGGGTCCCGTCGACGACGTCCACGCCGCTGACGGTCAGCGTCGGCCCGTCGACGCCGTCGACCGCGACGACCGAGAGGCCGATGGAGTTCGGCCGCTGGGGCGCCCGCGTCGCGAACAGTCCCCGCTCGTCGTCGTCGAGGAACGGTTCGACCCGCAACGAGACGTCGTCGTCGGACGCGTGGAAGTGGTACAACAGGATGCAGTGGGAGAAGCCGTCGAGGTCCTGTAACCCCGCGGCGTACCGTTCTTCGAGTTCGACCGTTCCGACCGCCGCCTCGTCGCCGGCCGGCTGGATCGGCATCCCCTCCGGGTCGTCGAAGGGGGTCCGGATCACGCCGATCGGCTCGTACGCTATCTCGTCGCTCACACCCGCGGATCGGTCGCGAAACGACAAAGCTCTACCCCTCGCCGCCGGCGTCGTCGCGGCGAGGTGCCGCGCCCGCGACCGCCGGATTCCGCGAGAGCTGACCGTCTTCGTCCCGTGGCCGTCCCCAAAATGGTTGGCACAACCGTTACCGCCGCGAGCTTTCTACCGCACCCGTTCACGATGGCGCTCGCTTCCTTCCCCCGGGCGACGCCGAACGGACCGGGAACCTCGCGGCTGCGGGCCGCATTCGGACTCGCGTGGCTCGCCGACCTGATCGCGACGGTCTTCCTGTTCGTCGTCCCGTACGCCCACGAGTTGAACCCCGTCACCGTCCTGCTCCACGAGGCGCTCGGACTGCCGGGCGTCGTGCTCGCGGCTGCCTCCTACGCCGCGGTCGTCGTCGCGGTCGGAGGCCTCCTGCGAGAGCCCCTCGACGGGCAGTTCGTCGCCGTCGCGGCGTCGCTGTACGCCCTGTTCGCGACGAACAACGTCGTCCTGCTGGCGGTCCGCGAGCCGCTCCCCGAGGCGCTCGTCCCGTTGCTGTGACCGTCCGACCGCCGCTCGCCGTCGCTGGCGAGTCTCAGGAGACGTCCTCCTCCTCGAACGCCTCGACCTCGGCGGCGACGAACTTCGCTAGCTTGCGCTTCGTGTGGTCGTCGACGAGGTGGTCTTCGAGGCGCCGGCCGGGGCTCACCTCGTCGTGGCAGATGGGACACTCGATCCGCGACCGAGTCGCCATACGTAGGACGTAATTCCCGCGATCAAAAGCGTGTAGCCGGAACGTGCAACGCACGTAGCCGGAACGTGAAACGCGCGGCGTCAGTCGCTGGGCTCGGCGCCGATCCACCGATCCCAGAACGTCCTGAACTCCGCGTCGTCCTCGGTGATGCGGTCCCACTCGGCGAGACCGCGCTCCTCGCGGGTGCCGGGGATCGTGTTGTCGAGGACGAGCGCGGCGAGGCCGCCGACGGCCATCCCGGTCGAGCCGATGACGTAGATCGTGTCCGCGAACACCTGTTCGCTCAGGACCGGGCCGAGCAGCGCGACGCCCTCCATGGCCGCCCGGAACTCGCCGACGGTCCCGTAGTTGCCCATGTACGCCGGAATCGCGAGGCCGACGAACAGCGCGAAGCCGACGATGAAGACGTTGCGCGAGGAGTCGAGGTCGACGTGCCGGAGCGTGCGCAGCCCGACGGCCACGATCTGGGCGAACATGGCGATGAAGAGCCCGCCGACGATCGGGTTGGGCAGCGTGGCGATGAGTTGGCCGAAGTAGCCGACGAAGCCGGCGACGATCATCACGACCGCGCCGATCTTGACGACGTACCGGGAGGCGACGCCGGTCAGCCCGATGGCGCCGATGTTCTCGGAGTACGACGTCGACCCGCCGGTACCCATGATGCCCGCGAAGACGTTCATCAGCCCCTCCATCCCGATGCCGTGGTTGATGCGCTTCTCGCTCGGCGCCGCGGAGCCGGTGAGGTTCGCGACGGCGTAGTAGTCACCGATGCTCTCGACGATCGAGGCGAGCACGCCCGCGACCATACCGACGACGAACGCGGTCGTGAACTCGGGGACGCCCCACTGGAACGGGTAGATCGGCAGCAGGAACGAGGCGTCGGCGATCTCCCCGAGGGGGACGTAGCCCGGGTGGTCGGCCCCGTAGACGCCCTGGACGGACAGCACCGCGGCCACGATCCAGGCGATGACGATCGCGAGGATCACCGGGTAGAGCCGGAACGCCTTGTGCTTGACGTCGAGGTACTGCGAGAACAGGAGGATCAGCCCGAGCGTGAACGCGAGCAGACCCCAGCTGGTTTCCGACGGCACGGTGATCTGGTCGACGCCGAACAGCGACAGCCCGATCAGCGCGATCGTCGGCGCGATGACCACCGGCGAGAGGAACCGCCGGAGTTTGCCCACGAGGCCGAAGTAGCCGAGCACGACCTGCACCGTCGCGGCGGCGATGATCGCCCCCTGTAACTGCAACAGCGCCGTCTGCCAGTCCCCGCCGCCCGCCCCTCCCGCGGTGACCGCGAGGATGATCGCGATCGCCGGCGCGAGCATCGAGAACGGCGCCCCCTGGACGATCGGATACCGGTTGCCGAACGTGGTCTGTGCGAGCGTCGCGATGCCGGAGACCACGAAGAACGTGCCGATGAACTGCGCCCGCACCTCGCCCGGCATTCCCATCACGTCGGCGAGAATCAGCGGCACCGCGATGTTCGCCCCGACCATCGTCAGGTAGTGCTGGATGCCGAGCACCGTCGATTCCCCCAACGGCGGTCGTTCGTCGATTCCGTACTCGAGCGCGTCGTCTGCGGACCTTACGTCCGCTGGGTCCTCCCCCGTCATTCGCTCGTCGTCGGATAGCTGGTGAGGGGGTTGAAAGAGCCGTCGATCCGTCCCGGGGACGCCCGGTCGCCGGGCGACGGGACGCTCAGCGGTCGGGAGCCGGCGCGACGACGACCGGCCGGTCGGCCTCGGCGACGACCGCGGCCGCGAGCGCGCCGTCGGCGCCCGCTTCGTCCGGTCCGCCGGGGCCCGGGACGACGACCTCGTCGGGGTCGCGCTCCGCGGCCGCTTCGAGTACCGCGGCGGCCGGATCGCCCGTCCGAACGTCGGTCGCGAGGTCGCCGACGCCCCCGAGGCGACCCCTCGCGACGTTCAGTGCGTCCTCGGCGTCCCGCCGCGGCCCGGGGTCGTCCGGGGGGGCGAGGCCGACGACCGTCACGGCGTCGGCCGCCGTCGCCCGCTCCGCGAGGTAGTCACAGACCGCCGCCGTCGCGTGGACCGAGTCGGTGCCGACGAGGTAGTGCACGCCGACGGCTACGAACGCCCGGACCAAAGCGTCACCGGCCCGACGGTGGCCCTCGCCGCGCTCGTGGCCCGCTATAGCACATGCAAGGCCAACCACCACACGCCTGTCTCACGTCTCTCTTTCCGGATAATGACCACGGACACGACAGGCGACGGGCGCGAGGAGCGTCCGGCTCGCACACCGGTCGCAGCCGGCGCCGACGAGGGTGCCGGTCGCGGCCGGCGGGCGAGGGTTGTGACGGACGGGGGCGTAACCGACGTGACGGGCGACGAGGCGGCCGCCGACGAGGGCGAGGGGTCCGAGGAAACGCAAGCGGAAGCCGAGTCCGCGGGCGCGGAAGGCGAGGACGACGCGGAGTCGGAAGCGGAGACCGAGGAAGAGCAGCCGGAGGACGAAGCCGAGGAGGCCGAAGAGGCCGAGGAGGCCGAGTCAGAGGAAGGTGAGGAAGGCAAAGAGGCCGAGTCAGAGGAAGGTGAGGAGGCCGAAGAGGCCGAGGAGGGAGAAGAAGCCGGCGAGGGCGAAGCCGAAGCGGCCGAAGAAGGCGACGAGGGCGCACACGGCGGCGACGCCGAGGACGTCTACGAGAGCGACGAGGCCTCGGGCGTCCTCCACCTCGACCTCGACGGCCTGTTCCTCGACCTGCTCGGACTGGAGGTCAACCTCAACGAGGTGACCCTCGACGTGTCGGCCCGCCCGGGCGGGAACAACCTGCTCGGCAACCTGCTGTCGGCGGTGACGGGCCTTCTCGACGGCGTCGGGTCGCCGCTGAGCGCGCTGACGAACAAGCTCGGCGGGGCGGTGAACCGCGTCCTCGGCATCCTGCCGGGCGTCGGTGGCGAAGACGGCGAGGAAGGCGAAGCGGGCGACGAGGGAGACGGCGACCCCGGCCTCCTCTCGCGGCTCGGCGGCTGGCTCCGCGGCCTGCCGGGGGCCGTCGCGGGCTGGTTCCGCCGGCGGCTAGCGGGCCTCGTCGGGCGGCTTCCGCTCGAAGACGTGATCGCGACGATCGTTCGGACGGCGATCCAGCAGTTGATCGAGGCCGCGGAGTCGCGAACGGCCGAGGAAGAAGCGCCGGAGGAGGCGGAAGCGCCGTCCGGCGCGGAGGCCGAAGCATGAGCGGGGAGAGCGAGAGCGCCCAGTCGGGGTCGGAGTCGCTCGTCCAGCGCATCGACTACGAACGCATCGCCGAGAACGTCGACTTCGAGGACCTGCTCGAGGGGACCCGATGGGAGGGCGAACTCGACGGCGACGAGCCGACGGGGACGGCCCTCGGCGGGTTGATCGGCGCGATCATCGGCCGGCGGGTCGGCGAGATCCTCGGGCGGACGATCGGCGAGACGGTGATCGAGGAGATACTCGGGCGCGAGGACGAGGAAGAAGCGGACGAGGAAGAGGGCGAGGAAGAAGAGGCCGAGGAAGAAGCCGAAGAGAGCGAGACCGAGGAAGAAGAAGGCGAGCAAGCGGAAGGCGAGGAAGAAGAAGGGGACGACGCGGAAGCGGAAGCGAGCGACGAGGAAGCGGAAGCCGAAGCGGCCGAGGACGGAGAGCGCGAAGAGGGGGAGGACGACGGTGACTCCTGACCCCGTTCCGGCGGCGCGGCCCGCGGGGGGTGAGACGCCGTGAGCGACGAGTCCGGACTTCGGGAGGTCGTCGTCGAGGAGGTGACCGAGCAGGTCGACGTCGGGAGGCTCGTCGACGGCGAGAGCCTGCAAGACCAGTTCGACGGCGCGACCGTCGGCGAGTCCGTCTTCGGGCGACTCGGCGAGCGCCTCGGCCGCGAGATCGGCGCGTCCGTCGGCGCGAGCGTCCACGAGGCCCTCGAACGCGGCCTCGAAGAGGGCGAGAGCCTCCGGGACCTGCTCGACCACCTCGTCGAGGCGGTCCGCGAGGGGCTTCGAGCCGTGTTCGGGGGCGAGGGCCCCGGGGACGTTCGCTCGCTCGTCGACGAGACCGCCGAGGCGGCCGGCATCGACGGTCTCGTTCCGGAACCGGAAGCGGACGAGGTGCCGGAGGCCGAGGCCGAGGAAGCCGCGGAACCCGGAGCCGAGGCGGCCGACGAGGCCCCGGCGGAAGCCGCGGAGATGGCCGAGACCGAGGACGGCCCCTCGGTGGAGGACCTAGAGGAGTTGCGGACGGAGACGCTCCGGGACTTCCTGTCGATGCTGTCCTACACCGACCTCCAGTCGATCGCGAAGGACCTCGACGTGCGGGCGAACCTGAGCCGCGAGGAGATGACCGACCGGATCGTCGAGACCGTCGCGGACGGCGGCGAGCAGTGAGACCCCCACGAGGTGCCTACACGACATGAGCGACCCACCGGACGAGCGCGCGAGCGAGATTCTGGACGACGCGGCGGCGACCGTCGCGGACCTCCCGCCGGAGGCGGACCCGGAGGGGCTCCGCGACGAACTGGACGACGCGGACGAGGACGCCCTGCGCGACTTCGCGGCGGCCGCCCGGGAAGTCGTCGAGGAGAGCGAGCCGGCCGACGTACTCGCGGCGGTCGGACTCTCGGAACTGCCCGACGGGAGCGAGCCGTCCTCGCTCCCGGAGGCCATCGCCGCGGGCGACCCCGGGAAGGTCGCCGACCTGCGGTCGCTGCTGATCCTCTCGAAACTGGCCGGCGAGTGGCGCGACGACGAGGCGGTCGGGCAGCGCCTGTCGGAACTCCGGGAGACGCTCGGCGAGCGGGCCGGGCCGTCGGCGCCCGACGAGGGGGAGGCCGACGCGGAGGGCGACGAGGCCGAGGCCGAACGCGCGGCGGACGAACGCGACGCCGAGGGCGGCGACCTCGAATCGACGCTCCAGTCGGCGATGGACGACGCCCTCGGCGGGTTCGGCGACGAGGTCGCGGCCGTCCGGGAGCGTCTGGAGGGGATGCGCTCGGACGAGGGGGAGGGAGCGACCGCGGACGACGGATCTGCTGACGGGGTGGAGGCCGGAGCCGAGGCGGCGGACGAAGCGCCGACGGCGAAAGCGGAAGCCGAGACGGCCGAGGAGGGCGAGGGCCTCCTCGGCGGGCTGGGCGACTCGTCGGGGCAGTCCTCGGGCGTCGCCACCATGCACTCGACGGTCGCGCCGTCGCCCTCGAAGCGGGCGGACATGCGCGCGGTCAGGCGCTTCTCGACGATGCCGAAGCGACACCGGTCGGACGAGGAGTGAAACGGCACGTGGGTCCCGACGCGGCGGGGAAGTACTGCAGGCGGGTCACCGCTGAAGCCTTATCCCCGGACGTGCCGTCTCCCGCCCATGACGAGACACGTGAGCGCCGAACAGGTCCGGCGGTGGCTCGACGAGACCGCCGTCCGCGGCGTGACCCACCACGACGAGGCGGACGCGGAATTCAACTTTCAGGTCGAACTCTCGCGGCTGCCGATCCACGTCGTCAAGGAGGAGCCGTGGGGGCCGGTCCGGATCGTCGGCCGGACGGGGTTCGACTCGGACCGGGCGAAGGAACTGCTGTGCGACGACGAGCGCCGCGGCGAGTTGCTCCGCGCGGTCGGGCCGATGCTGGCGGCGACGCCGGGATTCTACACGTTCCTCGACGAGGAGGGCGCGCCCTGCGAGTTGCGCCACGCGGAGACGATCCAGCTCGAGTACCGCGTCTACCCTGACGGGGCGAGCCAGCAGACGCTGATGAACGGGGTGATGGCGGTCGGGAAGGGAATGCGGTACGTTCGGTCGGTGATCGTCTCGATGGGGACGGTCGACGACGGCCCGTGACTGCCCGACGGCCGGAACGGAAATTTACGTCGGGGGCCCTACGTGACGTATGATGGACTCCATCCTCGTCGCGACCGACGGCAGCGACACCGCCGGGGAGGCGGCCGGCTACGCGATCGACCTCGCGGACCGACTCGGGGCGTCGCTGCACGGCATCTCGGTCGTCGAGACCCGGACGGCCTACGACAACGCCATCGTCGACCCCGAGGAGGCGGAGGCCGCCCTCCGCGAGCGGGCACGCGAGGCGCTGGCTGCCCTCGAGGACGCGGCCGCGGCCGCCGGCGTGTCCGTCGAGACGACGGTCGAGCGGGGCGTCCCGCACGAGGAGATCATCGCGTACGCCGAGGCCCACGACGTCTCGACGATCGTGGTCGGATCGAGCGGGCGGTCGTCGTTCAGGCGGGCGCTGCTGGGGAGTACGGCCGACGCGCTCGTGCGGCTGTCGCCGGTACCGGTGCTGGTGGTCGGGGACCCGGTCGAGCGGGCGCCCGACCCGTAGCGGGCCGAACTTTTACCTCCGCCGTCCGCACACAGTGGGGCATGACGTTACTCGCCCCGTTCGACGGCACGGCCCTCTCGCGGGCCGCGCTCGAACGCGCCGCGGAGTTCGCCGACCTGACCGACGACGACGTACTCGCGCTGACGGTCGTCCCCGACGACCGCGACTACGCGGTCGAGCGCGGCTGGATCCCCGAGGACGTGTCGTTCGACCCGGAGCGGGTCGCGGCCGCGATGGAGTCGCAGGTCCACGACATCGCCCCCGAGGCGGCGTTTCGCAGCGAGATCGTCGATTCGGACGAGCCGACGGCGACGGCGACGACGAACGTCGTCAGGGAGATCCGCCGGGTCGCCGCCGCGGTCGACGCCGCGGTCGTCTTCGTCGGGACGGAGAACGCGGGCGGGGTAACCGCGCCGCTGTCGAGCGTCGGCGCCCCGGTCGTACACGACCCGAGCTACGACGTCTACATCGTCCGCCACGCCGACTGAACCGCGGCGACGCTCACCTGACGATCGTGACGGGGACCGTCGACCGGCGGGCGACCCGCTCGGCGACGCTCCCGAGCAGTAGCCGACGTACCCCGTCGCGGCCGTGGCTGCCGATCACGACGTGGTCCACGTCGCCGCCCCGGACGCGCTCGACGATCGCTCGCGCGACGTTGCCCGCCAGCGCCTCGGCCCCTATCTCGCGGTCGTGGTCGGCGGCGATCGAGCGCGCCTCCTCGAACACCGTCTCGGCGGCCTGTCGGCCCCGTTCGATGTGGGCCTCGAACTCGTCGGCGTCCACGTCGGTCGCCGTCGTGTGGGTACCCATCTCCGCCGGATCGACGACGTAGACGACGGTGAGCGTCGCGTCGGGGTACGTCTCGCAGGCGAACTCGAGGGCCGCTCGCGCGGGGTCGGAGCGATCCATCGGGACGAGGACGTGTTTGCCCATAGCCGAAGGTTAGCCGACTGGATAGTAAACCCCCGGTCCTGAGTCCGGTTACTGGGAGGCGGCGACGCTGCGCCAGCCCCAGACGCCGAGCGCGAGGACGACGAGCGCGAGGGCGGCGAACGCGGCCCACTGGCCGCCTTCGGTGTCCGCGACCGGCGCGAACACGTCGACGAGGCCGCTCCACTGCATCATCCCGACGACGAGTACGACGAGTCCCAGTATCGAGACGACCGCGATCCCGACCCAGTTTTGCGCCAGCCAGGCGGTCTCCTCCTCGGCCTCTCTGGCCGTGTTGGTCGGCTTCTCGGTCGGTTCCTCGTCGGGTCGATCCATGCCGCGGCCTAGCGGGGCGGCGTGGGAAACGGTTGTACCTGCAGGCTCCGGGTGAGCGATCTCGGGGTCTCAGGGCCGCTAGGTCCGGCCTTCGAACCCCGAGGCCAGCAGCTTTCGGATCGTGTCGGCGAACTTCCCGGACCGGCCCACGTTCTGCATGACGAAACTGCCGTCGCCGCCGGAGACGCGGACGTTTCCGAGGCCGACGAGCGCCTCGACGAGCGACTTTCGCTCCTGTACGCCGCGAACCTTCTGGAGCGGGACCTCCCGGCGGACCAGCGAGCGGAACCGGAACTCCTTGACGACCCGCTTGTTGGTGACGTAGTAGTTCGTCAGCGTGTTCGTCCAGTAGGTGTACAGCCCGACCGAGTACAGGTAGAGGCCGACGAGGAGTGTCGCGGCCGAATAGAGGGGCGGGGCCCGCGCGAAAACCAGCAGGTAGCCCGTCGCCGCGAGCAGCGGCAGCCCGCTCGCGACCTTGACCAGGGCGACCCGCTGGGTCGGGTGCCGGCGGGCGATCATCCGCTCGCCTTCCTGCAGGCGGAGTTCCTCGGGGGTCCCGATCGTGTGGACGTACGCACCGATCGCCACGACGAACGCGCCGAACAACGCGAACGGGACGCCGACGGTCGGCGGGTACTGCGACTGGCCGTAGTACAGCCACGCGCCCGCGGCAACGAACGGCAGGCCGAGGACCGCGCTCCAGAGTCCGGGCTTTCCGCGCGCCATCTCAGGCCCCCCGAACCGGCTGGTAGGCGATGCCGGCCGCCGACGGGACGACCCCGCCTGCGGTCGGGGCGAACGGATCGCCGAGCGCCTCGCGGGCGCCGTCGTCGTTCGCGTCGCCCAGCCGTGCCGTGATCTCAAGCGGTTCGTCGACCCGGAACTCCTCGGTGTATCCGACGGCGGCACCGTCTTCGACGGCGGCCGTCGCCTGCCGGTTCGCGGTCGGGTCGCCCCCGTGACCGACGACTCGCCCCCGAAAGGTCGCCTCCTCGGCTCCGAGTCCGGCGACCGCGCCCGGTCCCGTCGCGGCGAAGAACGCCCGTTTCCCGATATCGCTCATTCGAACAGTCCTTGTCATATATGAACAAAAGCCTTTCCCGTCGGACGCCCGTTCGACGACGCGCCGCGGCCGTCGACCCGGCCGAGCGCGAGAGACGGCGACCCACGCCGACAGCGAAGTCGATAAACCGCGCCCGTCCCAAGCGACGGTCATGCAAGCGCTGGTCATCGCGGCACACGGGTCGCACCTGAACCCGGACGCGTCGGCCCCCACCCACGCGCACGCGGACGCCATCCGCGAGACGGGGACGTTCGACGAGGTCCGCGAGGCGTTCTGGAAGGAAGAACCCCACTTCCGCGAGGTGATCCGCACCCTCGAGTCCGAGGAGGTGTTCGTCGTCCCGCTGTTTATCAGCGAGGGTTACTTCACCGAGGAGGTGATCCCGCGGGAACTCCGCCTCGACGACTGGGACCCCGACCT
The Salinilacihabitans rarus DNA segment above includes these coding regions:
- a CDS encoding PH domain-containing protein, whose product is MARGKPGLWSAVLGLPFVAAGAWLYYGQSQYPPTVGVPFALFGAFVVAIGAYVHTIGTPEELRLQEGERMIARRHPTQRVALVKVASGLPLLAATGYLLVFARAPPLYSAATLLVGLYLYSVGLYTYWTNTLTNYYVTNKRVVKEFRFRSLVRREVPLQKVRGVQERKSLVEALVGLGNVRVSGGDGSFVMQNVGRSGKFADTIRKLLASGFEGRT